The following proteins are encoded in a genomic region of Fundidesulfovibrio soli:
- the hflC gene encoding protease modulator HflC → MRSLVIVIGSLLLSAIVAMQCVYTVDETQQAILLQLGKPVSETLGPGLHFKLPFIQNVVLIDSRVISYEASSAEVLTKEKKTLVVDNYAKWRIIDPLQFYQTLRTVERAKARLDDLIYAEVRVAIGSYSMKEVVSSRRAEIMAVVTSNVNETVKPYGLQIMDVRVKRTDLPPQNEKAIFGRMRSERERQAKLYRSEGLEESAKIKSTADKERTILLADANKASETLRGQGDADATRVYSEALGQSPEFYGFMRSLEAYRKSLHDNSRVVLTPGSGFLKYLK, encoded by the coding sequence ATGAGGAGCTTAGTCATTGTCATCGGCTCCCTGCTGCTTTCCGCCATTGTGGCCATGCAGTGCGTCTACACCGTGGACGAGACACAGCAGGCGATCCTGCTGCAGCTGGGCAAGCCCGTGTCCGAAACCTTGGGGCCGGGGCTGCACTTCAAGCTGCCCTTCATCCAGAACGTGGTGCTCATCGATTCCCGGGTGATCAGCTACGAGGCCAGCTCCGCCGAGGTGCTCACCAAGGAGAAGAAAACCCTGGTGGTGGACAACTACGCCAAGTGGCGCATCATCGACCCCCTGCAGTTCTACCAGACGCTTCGCACCGTCGAGCGGGCCAAGGCCCGCCTGGACGACCTGATCTACGCCGAGGTCCGCGTGGCCATCGGCAGCTACTCCATGAAGGAAGTCGTCTCCTCCCGGAGGGCTGAAATCATGGCGGTGGTCACCAGCAACGTCAACGAGACTGTGAAGCCCTACGGCCTGCAGATCATGGACGTGCGCGTCAAACGCACGGACCTGCCCCCCCAGAACGAGAAGGCCATCTTCGGGCGCATGCGCTCCGAGCGCGAGCGCCAGGCCAAGCTCTATCGCTCCGAGGGTCTGGAGGAGTCCGCCAAGATCAAGTCCACTGCGGACAAGGAGCGCACCATCCTGCTGGCCGACGCCAACAAGGCCTCCGAAACCCTGCGCGGCCAGGGCGACGCCGACGCCACCCGCGTCTACAGCGAGGCCCTGGGCCAGTCCCCCGAGTTCTACGGGTTCATGCGCAGCCTCGAGGCCTACCGCAAGTCCCTGCACGACAACAGCCGGGTGGTGCTCACGCCCGGATCTGGATTCCTCAAGTATCTCAAGTAG
- the thiM gene encoding hydroxyethylthiazole kinase: MIDRAALRSDIAAIRQRAPLVLSVTNNVVTNVTANALLALGASPAMSHAAPDAAELAGFASAVVLNMGTPAPAYVESMLAAGKAANAAGVPVAFDPVACGATSFRRELAAKLLKEVKMAAIRGNASEILFLAGIEASSKGVDSVHESVQAVEAAKAVAQRHGCAVCVSGAVDVVADGERVHLLEGGHPMMTLVTGMGCTATALVGAFLAVNADAFTATLHAMAVMGECGGKAAAGVKGPGSLQVGFLDGLYGLGRAERENG; this comes from the coding sequence ATGATCGACCGCGCAGCACTCCGCTCAGACATCGCCGCCATCCGCCAGCGCGCCCCGCTGGTGCTCTCCGTCACCAACAACGTGGTCACCAACGTCACGGCCAACGCCCTGCTGGCCCTGGGGGCCTCCCCGGCCATGAGCCACGCCGCCCCGGACGCGGCAGAACTGGCCGGGTTCGCCTCCGCCGTGGTGCTGAACATGGGCACCCCCGCGCCCGCCTATGTGGAGAGCATGCTGGCGGCGGGCAAAGCCGCCAACGCCGCCGGGGTGCCCGTGGCCTTCGACCCCGTGGCCTGCGGGGCCACGAGCTTCAGGCGCGAGCTGGCCGCGAAGCTGCTTAAGGAAGTCAAGATGGCGGCCATCCGGGGCAACGCCTCGGAGATTCTCTTCCTGGCTGGGATTGAGGCATCGTCCAAGGGCGTGGACAGCGTCCACGAGAGCGTCCAGGCCGTGGAGGCCGCGAAGGCGGTGGCCCAGCGGCACGGTTGCGCCGTGTGCGTGAGCGGGGCCGTGGACGTGGTGGCGGACGGGGAGCGCGTGCACCTGCTGGAGGGCGGGCACCCCATGATGACGCTGGTCACGGGCATGGGCTGCACGGCCACCGCGCTGGTTGGGGCGTTCCTGGCCGTGAACGCGGACGCCTTCACGGCTACGCTGCACGCCATGGCCGTGATGGGGGAATGCGGGGGCAAGGCCGCCGCCGGGGTCAAGGGGCCGGGGTCGTTGCAGGTTGGTTTTCTGGACGGGTTGTACGGGCTCGGGCGTGCTGAGCGCGAAAACGGTTGA
- a CDS encoding MFS transporter, producing the protein MNPPNTPDAPGQSQAQDQAPTTLFSFGFIGLCLLIFLAYCNITVYYSLYVHLANIGIPEGWRGFLIGSSSLATIACYLVLSPFMTRRRAAACAIAGALTLMACGSGYLFLQSPGGILALRLANGLGIYLIMAASMTLLVSLIPSGRSGQAFGLYSVAILLPYSIVPSVFDALGPRLGSLANGYTIMSLCLVPAMAVVFVVGRRRKADSRPEPSVSLRDMYANAARPRIALLLCINALYIVGFSSMFFMAKGFFESKGFQGVGFFFTMQMVCMIVLRLMANRLFDRVRKLRLVRLSFALTAAGFVMLTWAQGLGMVCASALLLGVGMGLSSPALYGLMFTISDERYRAVNSNLMTMSLQTGSFLGPMIGSEAVHLLGYAHFPLANAAVILAGAAVSFIIVARRFDPDGAAARA; encoded by the coding sequence ATGAATCCTCCCAACACTCCAGACGCCCCCGGCCAGAGCCAGGCCCAGGACCAGGCCCCGACGACCCTCTTCAGCTTCGGGTTCATCGGCCTGTGCCTGCTCATCTTCCTGGCCTACTGCAACATCACGGTCTACTACAGCCTCTACGTCCACCTCGCGAACATCGGCATCCCCGAGGGCTGGCGCGGCTTCCTGATCGGCAGCTCCTCGCTGGCCACCATCGCGTGCTACCTGGTGCTGAGCCCCTTCATGACCAGGCGGCGGGCCGCGGCCTGCGCCATCGCGGGGGCGCTCACGCTCATGGCCTGCGGCTCGGGCTACCTGTTCCTGCAGAGCCCCGGCGGCATCCTGGCGCTGCGCCTGGCCAACGGCCTGGGCATCTACCTGATCATGGCCGCCTCCATGACCCTGCTGGTCTCCCTGATCCCCTCGGGGCGCAGCGGGCAGGCCTTCGGGCTCTATTCGGTGGCCATCCTGCTGCCCTACTCCATCGTGCCCAGCGTCTTCGACGCCCTGGGCCCGCGACTTGGCTCGCTGGCGAACGGCTACACCATCATGTCGCTGTGCCTGGTGCCCGCCATGGCCGTGGTCTTCGTGGTGGGCAGGCGGCGCAAGGCCGACTCCCGCCCGGAGCCCTCCGTGAGCCTGCGCGACATGTACGCCAACGCCGCCCGGCCGCGCATCGCGCTGCTACTTTGCATCAACGCGCTCTACATCGTCGGGTTCTCGTCCATGTTCTTCATGGCCAAGGGATTCTTCGAGTCCAAGGGATTCCAGGGGGTGGGGTTCTTCTTCACCATGCAGATGGTCTGCATGATCGTGCTGCGCCTGATGGCCAACAGGCTCTTCGACAGGGTGCGCAAGCTGCGCCTGGTCCGGCTGAGCTTCGCGCTCACCGCCGCCGGGTTCGTGATGCTCACCTGGGCCCAGGGGCTCGGCATGGTCTGCGCCTCGGCCCTGCTGCTGGGCGTGGGCATGGGCCTGAGCTCGCCCGCGCTCTACGGGCTGATGTTCACCATCTCGGACGAGCGCTACCGGGCCGTGAACTCCAACCTGATGACCATGTCATTGCAGACGGGCAGCTTCCTGGGCCCCATGATCGGCAGCGAGGCCGTGCACCTGCTGGGCTACGCCCACTTCCCCCTGGCGAACGCCGCCGTGATCCTGGCCGGGGCGGCCGTGAGCTTCATCATCGTCGCCCGCCGCTTCGACCCTGACGGCGCCGCCGCAAGGGCCTAG
- a CDS encoding AIPR family protein, translated as MSSNDLILLGQLLDQRLSEVGQGLSEEEYFEVFSAEQALKDDDLSYEELTSGVVDGGGDGGIDSFFFFINDVPFNDDIDVSLLKKGVHLRLALIQSKTSQSFSESAIDKMISSARDIFDLGKDVKALSTVYNKSLLDRVAGFRRTFLALTSKFPSVSFEYYYVTKGLEVHNNVERKVPALEQTIKGLFNPSTFSFKFITASNLLANARRSPSLSTSLRLAENPISTGQEGFVCLVSLRDYLAFITDEAGHLRSHLFEGNVRDYQGKTEVNGEIRRTLEEAPTEDFWWLNNGVSLICSDASLSGKVLTIKDAEIVNGLQSSREIFNALHAKDVSKEPRNLLVRVLKPQSQESRDRIIKATNSQTPIPPSSLRATDKIHRDIEEYLYSKGLYYDRRKNYYKNIGKPIKKIFGIPFVAQSVMACALSDPGNARARPSSLIKNEEAYRRIFNADYPIDIYLKCPLIVQMISEVLRQHAGEEYRKHLNNLLFYVSAVWTLGQTHLPNPGVQQIANIDIALVSKESVLPVAEEVWSEYVRLGGNDQVAKGNELGKVLIEKHRKQAIAAIMDSQK; from the coding sequence ATGTCCAGTAATGACTTGATATTGTTAGGTCAATTGTTGGATCAGCGGTTGTCAGAAGTCGGACAAGGTTTGAGTGAGGAAGAATATTTTGAAGTATTTTCTGCTGAACAAGCCCTCAAAGATGATGATTTGTCATACGAAGAGCTTACATCTGGTGTAGTTGATGGGGGTGGGGATGGAGGAATAGACTCATTCTTCTTTTTCATTAATGACGTACCATTCAATGATGATATTGATGTATCTTTACTTAAAAAAGGTGTTCATCTTCGACTGGCATTAATACAGTCTAAAACTTCGCAAAGTTTCAGTGAGTCGGCAATTGATAAGATGATTAGCAGCGCAAGGGACATATTTGATTTAGGAAAAGATGTGAAAGCGCTTTCGACAGTGTATAATAAATCGCTTCTTGATCGTGTTGCTGGTTTTAGGAGAACTTTTCTCGCGTTAACATCTAAATTTCCAAGTGTATCATTTGAATATTACTATGTTACAAAAGGGCTTGAAGTTCATAATAATGTTGAAAGAAAGGTTCCTGCGCTCGAACAAACCATCAAAGGGCTCTTTAACCCGTCGACATTTTCATTTAAATTCATAACCGCATCAAATTTACTTGCAAACGCTCGGCGTAGTCCGTCGCTATCTACAAGTCTAAGGTTAGCTGAAAACCCAATCTCGACAGGTCAAGAAGGATTTGTCTGTCTCGTCTCGTTGAGGGACTATCTTGCATTTATCACAGATGAGGCTGGGCATCTAAGGTCCCATTTGTTCGAAGGGAATGTCAGGGATTATCAAGGTAAAACAGAAGTAAATGGTGAGATACGTAGGACGTTAGAGGAGGCGCCAACTGAAGATTTTTGGTGGCTTAATAATGGGGTTTCTTTGATATGTTCTGATGCAAGCTTGAGTGGCAAGGTGTTGACGATTAAAGACGCAGAGATCGTCAATGGTCTTCAGTCGTCGAGGGAAATATTCAATGCATTGCACGCCAAAGATGTCTCTAAGGAACCAAGGAACTTATTGGTCAGAGTATTAAAGCCACAAAGTCAAGAAAGTCGCGATCGTATAATAAAGGCTACAAACAGCCAAACCCCAATCCCGCCATCTTCATTGAGGGCGACAGACAAGATTCATCGTGACATCGAGGAGTATCTTTATTCAAAAGGGCTTTATTATGATCGCCGGAAAAATTACTATAAAAACATCGGCAAGCCAATTAAGAAAATTTTCGGCATCCCTTTCGTAGCGCAATCAGTGATGGCTTGCGCTTTGTCCGACCCTGGAAATGCACGGGCCCGCCCATCGAGTCTCATTAAGAACGAAGAAGCCTACCGACGTATTTTCAACGCGGACTATCCGATTGATATCTATTTGAAATGCCCTCTTATCGTTCAAATGATTTCCGAGGTACTAAGGCAGCATGCAGGAGAAGAATATCGCAAGCATCTCAATAATCTATTGTTTTATGTCTCGGCTGTTTGGACTTTAGGTCAAACGCATTTGCCCAATCCAGGTGTGCAGCAGATTGCCAATATCGATATAGCGTTGGTTTCCAAAGAAAGCGTTCTTCCCGTCGCCGAAGAGGTCTGGTCTGAATATGTTCGCTTAGGAGGGAACGATCAGGTGGCCAAAGGGAATGAATTGGGTAAGGTTCTGATTGAGAAGCATCGTAAGCAGGCTATTGCTGCAATCATGGATTCTCAAAAATAA
- a CDS encoding efflux RND transporter periplasmic adaptor subunit produces MLRRHWKWFALAALLAAVALAVWRPGMQDREAKVLATAEVRQGDVRKVLQATGIVKAQVGAIVRIGARATGTLKEMHVRVGDAVKAGQTIAVIDDRELQAQREEAQAKLERAQAEKQRVDDVYPRRIAEADAQLKLAEAQWDYAKANAARQTQLLKQNLVARDTQEAAMREELVTANTVRARKATLDLNKTEFIKEKVKADKSVEEAEAGLQTIVTRITYTRIVSPIDGVVSQVSTQQGETVVAGLQVANLITVLDPTRLEMWIYVDETDVGQVKPDMPVEFRVDAYPDTTFTGSVGTIYPQPEIRDNIVYYQALVRLSAENATRLRPEMTTQCQIVVQKKQGVLVIPNSALKWVDNKQTVFLVRDGKAERVYPELGLAGLNETEVLSGLSAGQLVATQIVLPGAAKKPAPAQSGGQQQSGPPPMRR; encoded by the coding sequence GTGCTGCGCAGGCATTGGAAATGGTTCGCCCTCGCGGCGCTGCTGGCCGCCGTGGCCCTGGCTGTCTGGCGGCCCGGCATGCAGGACCGCGAGGCCAAGGTGCTGGCCACGGCCGAGGTGCGCCAGGGCGACGTGCGCAAGGTGCTCCAGGCCACGGGCATCGTGAAGGCCCAGGTCGGGGCCATCGTGCGCATCGGCGCGCGCGCCACCGGCACCCTCAAGGAGATGCACGTGCGCGTGGGCGACGCGGTGAAGGCCGGGCAGACCATCGCCGTCATCGACGATCGCGAACTGCAGGCCCAGCGCGAGGAGGCCCAGGCCAAGCTGGAGCGCGCCCAGGCCGAGAAGCAGCGTGTGGACGACGTGTATCCACGGCGCATCGCCGAGGCCGACGCCCAGCTCAAGCTGGCCGAGGCCCAGTGGGACTACGCCAAGGCCAACGCCGCCCGCCAGACCCAACTGCTCAAGCAGAACCTGGTGGCCCGCGACACCCAGGAGGCGGCCATGCGCGAGGAGCTGGTCACCGCCAACACGGTGCGCGCCCGCAAAGCAACGCTGGACCTGAACAAGACCGAATTCATCAAGGAGAAGGTCAAGGCGGACAAGAGCGTGGAGGAGGCCGAGGCCGGGCTTCAGACCATCGTCACGCGCATCACCTACACGCGGATAGTCTCGCCCATCGACGGCGTGGTCAGCCAGGTCAGCACCCAGCAGGGCGAGACCGTGGTGGCGGGCCTGCAGGTGGCCAACCTCATCACCGTGCTGGACCCCACCCGCCTTGAAATGTGGATCTACGTGGACGAGACCGACGTGGGCCAGGTGAAGCCGGACATGCCCGTGGAGTTCCGCGTGGACGCCTACCCGGACACGACGTTCACAGGCAGCGTGGGGACCATCTACCCCCAGCCGGAGATCCGCGACAACATCGTCTATTACCAGGCGCTCGTGCGCCTGAGCGCGGAAAACGCCACCCGCCTGCGCCCTGAAATGACCACCCAATGCCAGATCGTGGTGCAGAAGAAGCAGGGCGTGCTGGTGATCCCCAACTCGGCGCTCAAGTGGGTGGACAACAAGCAGACGGTGTTCCTGGTGCGGGACGGCAAGGCGGAGAGGGTTTACCCTGAACTCGGACTGGCCGGGCTCAACGAGACGGAAGTGCTGTCGGGGCTGAGCGCGGGGCAGTTGGTGGCCACGCAGATCGTGCTGCCCGGCGCGGCCAAGAAACCCGCGCCCGCGCAGAGCGGAGGGCAGCAGCAGTCAGGGCCGCCGCCCATGAGGCGATAA
- the secF gene encoding protein translocase subunit SecF: MGFELIKPNINFNFLGYRRYAYVLSLLLVLAGVVSLVARGGPKYGVDFAGGMTVQLKFAKAVSAGDIQKPLDAAGLPHLTVQRLGQEKDNSFLISAAEKGEPLEEVRSRVDKALKAEMGEGAFEVQRVEVVGPKVGEDLRAGALNAIFYAVVIIAVYISGRFEQRWMAAGLMGAGLASAMWALRHFGLSTGYLIIAAILVTLVLCWALKLKYALGALVADVHDVFITIGIFSILGIEFDLTIVAALLTILGYSLNDTIIVYDRIRERLGHAKDEPFEKVINDAVNQTLSRTMLTSLITIFTVTALYLFGGSVLKDFALAMIIGIITGTYSSVFVASPILVDLGSGLDSFQQDEQGAAEGGKA; encoded by the coding sequence ATGGGTTTTGAGCTGATCAAGCCGAACATCAATTTCAATTTTCTCGGCTACCGCCGCTACGCCTACGTTCTGTCCCTGCTGCTGGTGCTGGCGGGCGTCGTCTCGCTCGTGGCCAGGGGCGGGCCGAAGTACGGCGTCGACTTCGCTGGCGGCATGACCGTCCAGCTCAAGTTCGCCAAGGCCGTCTCCGCCGGCGACATCCAGAAACCCCTGGACGCGGCCGGGCTGCCCCACCTGACCGTGCAGCGCCTCGGCCAGGAGAAGGACAACTCCTTCCTGATCAGCGCCGCCGAGAAGGGCGAACCCCTTGAGGAAGTCCGCTCCAGGGTGGACAAGGCCCTCAAGGCCGAAATGGGCGAGGGCGCCTTCGAGGTGCAGCGCGTGGAGGTCGTCGGCCCCAAGGTCGGCGAGGACCTGCGCGCCGGCGCGCTCAACGCCATCTTCTATGCGGTGGTCATCATCGCGGTGTACATCTCCGGCCGGTTCGAGCAGCGCTGGATGGCCGCAGGCCTCATGGGCGCGGGCCTGGCCTCGGCCATGTGGGCCTTGCGCCACTTCGGCCTCTCCACCGGCTACCTGATCATCGCGGCCATCCTCGTGACCCTGGTGCTGTGCTGGGCGCTCAAGCTCAAGTACGCCCTGGGCGCCTTGGTGGCGGACGTGCACGACGTGTTCATCACCATCGGCATCTTCTCCATCCTGGGCATCGAGTTCGACCTGACCATCGTGGCGGCCCTGCTGACCATCCTGGGCTACTCCCTCAACGACACCATCATCGTGTACGACCGCATCCGCGAACGCCTTGGCCATGCCAAGGACGAGCCCTTCGAGAAGGTCATCAACGACGCCGTGAACCAGACCCTCTCGCGCACCATGCTCACCTCGCTGATCACGATCTTCACCGTGACCGCGCTCTATCTGTTCGGCGGCTCCGTGCTTAAGGACTTCGCCCTTGCCATGATCATCGGCATCATCACCGGCACCTACTCCTCCGTGTTCGTGGCCTCGCCCATCCTGGTGGACCTGGGCTCCGGCCTTGATTCCTTCCAGCAGGACGAGCAGGGCGCGGCCGAAGGCGGCAAGGCGTGA
- the hflK gene encoding FtsH protease activity modulator HflK: MNWDWEKLQDKRQRQFGSGPDFKGLGDEFKRLSEFNFNIPGGPKVIFIIVALLWLASGIYIVEPGEVGVVKRFGAYDRTTGPGPHYHIPFPVESVLKPKVSEVQKIEVGYVTAGMKQDGSFQYRGVPEEALMLTGDDNIVDVQFIVQFQIGDPVEWLFRLQRPVPTVKAAAEAAMREVIGNKTIDSVLTSGKLEIQNTTKELLQSILDRYNSGVTVVAVQLQDVHAPKDVMEAFKDVASAMEDKDRFINEAESYANDILPKARGQAASVLNDAQAYRESVVRKAQGEASRFLAMLAEYNKAKDITHDRLFIEAMEEIFSNPDLEKIIMSDEALKHAVPYLPLDRQGRVKSGDKGGK; the protein is encoded by the coding sequence ATGAACTGGGATTGGGAAAAATTGCAGGACAAAAGGCAACGCCAATTCGGCTCGGGGCCTGATTTCAAGGGCTTGGGCGATGAGTTCAAGCGTCTGAGCGAATTCAATTTCAACATCCCCGGCGGGCCGAAGGTGATCTTCATCATCGTGGCCCTGCTCTGGCTGGCTTCGGGCATCTACATCGTGGAGCCGGGCGAGGTGGGCGTGGTCAAGCGTTTCGGCGCCTACGACCGGACCACCGGCCCGGGGCCTCACTACCACATCCCCTTCCCGGTGGAAAGCGTGCTGAAGCCTAAAGTGTCTGAGGTCCAGAAGATCGAGGTGGGCTACGTGACCGCCGGGATGAAGCAGGACGGCAGCTTCCAGTACCGGGGCGTGCCCGAAGAGGCCCTGATGCTCACCGGTGACGACAACATCGTGGACGTGCAGTTCATCGTGCAGTTCCAGATCGGCGACCCCGTGGAGTGGCTCTTCCGCCTCCAGAGGCCGGTGCCCACGGTCAAGGCGGCGGCCGAGGCGGCCATGCGCGAGGTCATCGGCAACAAGACCATCGACTCCGTGCTGACCTCCGGCAAGCTGGAGATCCAGAACACCACCAAGGAGCTGCTGCAATCCATCCTGGACCGCTACAACTCCGGCGTCACCGTTGTGGCCGTGCAGCTCCAGGACGTGCACGCGCCCAAGGACGTGATGGAGGCCTTCAAGGACGTGGCCAGCGCCATGGAGGACAAGGACCGCTTCATCAACGAGGCCGAATCCTACGCCAACGACATCCTGCCCAAGGCGCGCGGCCAGGCCGCGTCCGTGCTGAACGACGCCCAGGCCTACAGGGAGTCGGTGGTCCGCAAGGCCCAGGGCGAGGCGTCCCGCTTCCTGGCCATGCTGGCGGAGTACAACAAGGCCAAGGACATCACCCACGACCGCCTCTTCATCGAGGCCATGGAGGAGATCTTCTCCAACCCGGACCTCGAGAAGATCATCATGAGCGACGAAGCGCTCAAGCATGCTGTTCCGTATCTGCCGCTTGACCGCCAGGGCCGGGTGAAATCCGGCGACAAGGGGGGGAAATAG
- a CDS encoding phosphomannomutase/phosphoglucomutase: MKPIVPDIFRAYDIRGIVDKDFDPGWVEVFGRACGAYFLKNGYRRAVVGHDARLSSPEYQLRLAQGLASTGVDVILVGMVSTPVCYFAAKHLGVNAGVMVTASHNPPEFNGFKVIAGPSTIYGDEIQALYALMAAGDFPTGAGLISTHDVLPAYIEELTSQVKLSRPLKVVLDGGNGAGGPATAAVLRGIGAEVVELYCEPDGNFPNHHPDPVVEKYMTDLIAKVQSEGAACGIGLDGDGDRLGVVDETGRLLFGDQLLAIYARETLKDFPGATVIGEVKCSHLTYKDIAAHGGDPVMGATGHSLIKARMQATGAKLAGEMSGHMFFADRYYGFDDATYAAMRFLEVLDRHPEATAGTLLADWPRTYNTPEIRFDCPDAIKFDVVRRAQEYFRSRYDIIDVDGARVVFPDGWGLIRASNTQPVLVLRFEAESPERLAGIRALIEEPLAGWIKEMS; encoded by the coding sequence ATGAAGCCCATCGTTCCAGACATTTTCAGAGCATACGACATACGGGGAATCGTCGACAAGGACTTTGACCCAGGTTGGGTGGAGGTTTTTGGCCGCGCCTGCGGGGCCTACTTCCTCAAGAACGGCTACCGGCGCGCCGTAGTGGGCCACGACGCCCGCCTGAGCTCCCCCGAATACCAGCTGCGCCTGGCCCAGGGCCTGGCCTCCACCGGAGTGGACGTTATCCTCGTGGGCATGGTCTCCACGCCTGTGTGCTATTTCGCAGCCAAACACCTCGGCGTCAATGCGGGCGTGATGGTCACGGCCAGCCACAACCCGCCGGAGTTCAACGGCTTCAAGGTCATCGCCGGGCCGTCCACAATTTACGGCGACGAGATCCAGGCTCTCTACGCCCTCATGGCGGCGGGCGACTTCCCCACGGGCGCGGGGCTCATCTCCACCCACGACGTGCTGCCCGCCTACATCGAGGAGCTTACCAGCCAGGTGAAGCTCTCGCGCCCCCTCAAGGTGGTGCTGGACGGCGGCAACGGCGCCGGCGGGCCGGCCACGGCCGCCGTGCTGCGCGGCATCGGCGCCGAGGTGGTGGAGCTCTACTGCGAGCCCGACGGCAACTTCCCCAACCACCACCCCGACCCGGTGGTGGAGAAGTACATGACCGACCTCATCGCCAAGGTGCAAAGCGAGGGCGCGGCCTGCGGCATCGGCCTGGACGGCGACGGCGACCGGCTGGGCGTGGTGGACGAGACGGGCCGCCTGCTCTTCGGGGACCAGCTGCTGGCCATCTACGCCCGCGAGACCCTCAAGGATTTCCCCGGAGCCACCGTCATCGGCGAGGTCAAGTGCTCGCACCTGACCTACAAGGACATCGCGGCCCACGGCGGCGACCCGGTCATGGGGGCCACCGGCCACTCGCTGATCAAGGCGCGCATGCAGGCCACCGGGGCCAAGCTGGCGGGCGAGATGAGCGGGCACATGTTCTTCGCGGACCGCTACTACGGCTTCGACGACGCCACCTACGCGGCCATGCGCTTCCTCGAAGTGTTGGACCGCCACCCCGAGGCCACGGCGGGCACCCTGCTGGCCGACTGGCCCAGGACCTACAACACCCCCGAGATCCGCTTCGACTGCCCCGACGCCATCAAGTTCGACGTGGTGCGCCGCGCCCAGGAGTATTTCCGCTCCCGCTACGACATCATCGACGTGGACGGCGCGCGCGTGGTCTTCCCGGACGGCTGGGGCCTGATCCGGGCCTCCAACACCCAGCCGGTGCTGGTGCTGCGCTTCGAGGCCGAGAGCCCCGAACGCCTGGCCGGGATCAGGGCGCTCATCGAGGAGCCCCTGGCCGGCTGGATCAAGGAAATGAGCTGA
- the tatC gene encoding twin-arginine translocase subunit TatC: protein MSPIPEANGPGHEMSLLDHLEELRTRLIRVIFAAVIGFAACFAFAEKILDVMLKPLKEVLPPASVIQTTGLTEGFFVSMKAAFVCGIFLASPYIFYQIWSFIAPGLYEEERKLAIPVAFFTALCFVAGACFGYFIVFPFGFTFLANYASDIITLQPKLSEYYSLALGLLFAFGIIFEMPVFIFFLARFGVVDHKWLRAKRRWAIVIFFVIAAVLTPTPDVVNQILMAAPMVVLYEVGIWVAYFFGKRPTPPAPEEQPEEGQPAVEQGAETPAVEAAPEQAPEASPETAVEAAPEAAPDTSPEPAPGQAPEAAAAEMEEVREVAQADQEAHTAAELAYGETSPQTAEPSAELVAEPVAPGPDKPDAPKPAEAPAEPDGKPKK, encoded by the coding sequence GTGAGCCCCATCCCCGAAGCGAACGGTCCCGGCCATGAGATGAGCCTGTTGGACCACCTGGAGGAGCTGCGCACGCGGCTCATCCGGGTCATTTTCGCGGCGGTCATTGGTTTCGCCGCGTGCTTCGCCTTTGCCGAGAAAATCCTGGATGTGATGCTCAAGCCCTTGAAGGAGGTTTTGCCTCCTGCCAGCGTCATCCAGACCACAGGGCTCACGGAAGGTTTCTTTGTCTCCATGAAAGCGGCCTTCGTCTGCGGAATATTCCTGGCGAGCCCCTACATTTTCTATCAGATATGGAGCTTCATCGCCCCGGGCCTCTACGAGGAAGAGCGCAAGCTGGCCATCCCCGTGGCCTTCTTCACGGCCCTTTGCTTCGTGGCCGGAGCCTGTTTCGGCTACTTCATCGTCTTCCCCTTCGGATTCACGTTTCTGGCCAACTACGCCTCGGACATCATCACGCTGCAGCCCAAGCTCTCTGAATACTACTCGTTGGCGTTGGGGCTGCTCTTCGCTTTCGGCATCATTTTCGAGATGCCGGTGTTCATCTTCTTCCTGGCGCGCTTCGGCGTGGTGGACCACAAGTGGCTGCGCGCCAAGCGCCGCTGGGCCATCGTGATCTTCTTCGTGATCGCCGCCGTGCTGACCCCCACCCCGGACGTGGTGAACCAGATTCTCATGGCCGCGCCCATGGTCGTCCTCTACGAGGTGGGCATCTGGGTGGCCTACTTCTTCGGCAAGCGCCCGACGCCCCCGGCCCCCGAGGAGCAGCCCGAAGAGGGGCAGCCCGCCGTGGAGCAGGGCGCCGAGACGCCTGCTGTCGAGGCCGCGCCCGAACAGGCTCCCGAGGCATCTCCCGAAACGGCTGTCGAAGCCGCGCCCGAGGCCGCACCTGACACCAGCCCCGAGCCCGCGCCCGGACAGGCCCCCGAGGCAGCTGCCGCCGAAATGGAGGAAGTCCGCGAGGTGGCTCAGGCCGATCAGGAAGCCCACACGGCTGCCGAACTCGCCTACGGCGAAACCTCACCCCAGACGGCGGAGCCTTCGGCCGAGCTAGTGGCCGAACCCGTTGCGCCCGGGCCGGACAAGCCCGATGCCCCGAAACCGGCGGAAGCACCCGCCGAGCCGGACGGCAAACCCAAGAAATAA